The following are encoded together in the Flavobacterium haoranii genome:
- a CDS encoding outer membrane beta-barrel protein, which produces MRKVTLIFAIFLMFLSANAQEKTKNIVRNFQLNLGVTLGDYSFKSDQGKVDYKPQVGFRIGADNVFFTKNKFSLESGLTFSWLRTKVDEPTIKIDYSSFYVGTHLVGNYAIYQDKLFIGAGPFIDFGLFGTQKPEGSESIDLFVGKDGNDAPLKRLNYGVDFRLLGDISSTYPIQAYVSYRLGIPNIEGADGGSGQTFKASIISFGVRANLHKIFEKKSE; this is translated from the coding sequence ATGAGAAAAGTCACACTCATTTTTGCTATTTTTTTAATGTTTTTATCAGCTAATGCACAAGAGAAAACTAAAAACATTGTTAGAAATTTTCAATTAAACCTTGGAGTAACATTAGGAGATTATTCTTTTAAATCAGATCAAGGGAAAGTAGATTATAAACCTCAAGTTGGGTTTAGAATTGGAGCAGATAATGTATTTTTCACTAAAAATAAATTTAGTTTAGAATCTGGTTTAACGTTTAGTTGGTTAAGAACTAAAGTCGATGAACCCACTATAAAAATTGACTACAGTAGTTTTTATGTAGGTACACATTTAGTAGGAAATTATGCTATTTATCAAGATAAACTTTTTATTGGAGCAGGACCATTTATAGACTTTGGTCTTTTTGGAACTCAAAAACCAGAAGGTTCAGAATCAATTGATTTATTTGTGGGCAAAGATGGTAATGATGCGCCATTAAAAAGGCTTAATTATGGTGTAGATTTTAGACTACTAGGCGATATATCTTCAACTTATCCAATACAAGCTTACGTTTCTTACCGTTTAGGAATTCCTAACATTGAAGGTGCTGATGGCGGAAGCGGACAAACTTTTAAAGCTAGCATTATATCTTTTGGAGTTAGAGCTAATCTTCACAAAATATTTGAAAAAAAATCTGAATAA
- a CDS encoding T9SS type A sorting domain-containing protein has product MKKITQLFLLFLTTISFSQVTDVKDPLNGTPTGFLLVGNELYYTHDNSISKLDTSIANPSPVNIINGLNEPTGLLLNGNDLYFAQATANKVSKIDITNPTPTVVDVVTGLNEPAFLALSGNDLFISEVGDGKISKIDITASLPTTTTDVVLGLNTPLGITLNGNDLYIAEVLANKVSKIDISNPAPTAVNVATGFNKPLQLAINGNDLYISEPDGNKISKVDITASLPTTPTDVLTGLGSPEVLVANTTDLYFSADSSVGAGYKISKLNFAALATESFQDSSLQVYPNPVENQLYLPESTTFRNYELYDITGKQVQQGKILLNTISFSEINSGIYVLKLLGQNLEKSIKVIKK; this is encoded by the coding sequence ATGAAAAAAATTACTCAATTATTTTTATTATTTCTTACCACAATTTCTTTTTCACAAGTAACAGATGTCAAAGATCCATTAAACGGAACGCCGACAGGTTTTTTATTAGTTGGTAACGAATTGTATTACACGCACGACAATAGTATTTCTAAATTAGATACAAGTATTGCTAATCCTTCGCCTGTAAATATTATAAATGGATTAAACGAGCCAACTGGACTTCTTTTAAACGGAAATGATTTATATTTTGCTCAAGCAACAGCTAATAAAGTTTCAAAAATCGATATTACGAATCCAACTCCAACTGTCGTTGACGTAGTAACAGGTTTAAATGAGCCTGCTTTTTTAGCATTAAGCGGAAATGATTTATTTATTTCGGAAGTAGGCGATGGTAAAATTTCTAAAATCGATATCACGGCTAGTTTACCAACCACTACAACAGATGTGGTTTTAGGTTTAAACACACCATTAGGAATTACATTAAATGGAAACGATTTGTATATAGCTGAGGTTTTAGCAAATAAAGTTTCTAAAATCGATATTAGTAATCCAGCACCTACAGCTGTAAATGTAGCAACAGGTTTCAACAAACCACTTCAATTAGCCATTAATGGTAACGATTTATATATTTCGGAACCCGATGGAAATAAAATTTCTAAAGTAGATATTACCGCAAGTTTGCCTACTACACCAACTGATGTATTGACAGGTTTAGGAAGTCCAGAAGTTTTAGTAGCAAATACAACGGATTTATATTTTTCAGCCGATTCTTCAGTAGGAGCAGGTTATAAAATTTCCAAACTAAATTTTGCCGCATTAGCAACCGAAAGTTTTCAAGATAGTTCTTTACAGGTTTATCCAAACCCAGTTGAAAATCAATTGTATTTACCCGAAAGTACAACCTTTAGGAATTATGAATTATATGATATAACCGGAAAACAAGTGCAACAAGGTAAAATCTTGCTCAATACTATTAGTTTCAGTGAAATCAATTCAGGAATATATGTTTTGAAGCTTCTTGGACAAAACCTTGAAAAATCTATTAAAGTAATTAAAAAATAA
- a CDS encoding LytTR family transcriptional regulator DNA-binding domain-containing protein translates to MIQKILFFFFFSALVIAQNQPDNDFKRLERLCQKNSNNADSLSLYSNRLLQFGKKNNNIEAILEGYFFYSQLETLKGNKKQAIVYLDSALVYQDRTQDYSRLFRIKRVKAITCAQLGEYDIAEKIYSGIVEDALKTNRVDEIAQTYNGLGIIERNKSNYSKALQYFEKALHIWDSLGVDNAKLGAISNIGLTQKSLGNISESNKSFHKAIYLSKNDKRNESSLYRMYSNLASNFISLKKADSANYYLDKVVHYYKRTNQKFLLNLAYLNVGQSKLLTNDFKSAFWHLNTSLQEIKKAKHIPQQIENYRLLATVFYKQNDFEKALIYLDSAHTLSVDKNINYDLESQYALYAAINEKSANYKEANNYLRKNDSLKKAKYLKKTANSFNQILVLEDNKEKSNTIVKLDKEKSFYKSNLFVAAILAIILLIMFFFLAKKYLMQMKEVKELQDELEQYNIEYSEVPKTEIVIQLKSKAIINTSKILYIKSDGHYAEIFLEDKEKPEIERSSLSNLAEQLPSKDFIRIHKSYIVNIHKIKIINSTQLMVSNGEWIKLSRTYKQELKNIFHKE, encoded by the coding sequence ATAATGCAGATAGTTTAAGTTTATACAGTAATCGTTTATTACAATTTGGTAAAAAGAATAACAATATAGAAGCGATTTTGGAAGGTTATTTCTTTTATTCACAACTAGAAACTTTAAAGGGAAATAAAAAACAAGCTATAGTATATTTAGATAGTGCTTTAGTATATCAAGATAGAACCCAAGATTATTCAAGACTTTTTAGAATTAAACGTGTAAAAGCTATTACTTGTGCACAATTAGGAGAATATGATATTGCCGAAAAAATATATTCTGGAATTGTTGAAGATGCTTTAAAAACTAATAGAGTAGATGAAATAGCTCAAACTTACAATGGTTTAGGAATTATAGAAAGAAATAAAAGCAATTACAGCAAAGCACTTCAATATTTTGAAAAAGCACTTCATATTTGGGATAGTTTAGGAGTCGATAACGCTAAATTAGGAGCGATTTCAAATATTGGACTAACGCAAAAATCTCTTGGAAATATTTCTGAATCTAATAAAAGCTTTCATAAAGCCATTTATTTATCTAAAAATGATAAAAGAAATGAAAGTAGCCTTTATAGAATGTACAGTAATTTAGCTTCAAATTTTATAAGTTTAAAAAAGGCAGATTCGGCTAATTATTATTTAGATAAAGTAGTTCACTATTACAAAAGAACAAACCAAAAGTTTCTTTTAAACTTGGCTTACTTAAATGTAGGGCAAAGTAAACTTTTAACAAATGATTTCAAATCAGCTTTTTGGCATTTAAACACGTCATTGCAAGAAATAAAAAAAGCAAAGCACATTCCGCAACAAATAGAAAATTACCGACTTCTAGCAACGGTTTTTTATAAACAAAATGATTTTGAAAAGGCTTTAATCTATTTAGATTCGGCCCACACATTATCCGTTGATAAAAATATCAATTATGATCTTGAAAGTCAATATGCGCTTTATGCGGCAATAAATGAAAAAAGCGCAAACTATAAAGAAGCAAATAATTATTTAAGGAAAAACGATAGTTTAAAGAAAGCAAAATACTTAAAGAAAACTGCAAATAGTTTCAATCAAATATTAGTTTTAGAAGACAATAAAGAAAAGAGTAACACAATTGTAAAGCTAGACAAAGAAAAGAGTTTTTATAAATCAAATCTTTTTGTAGCGGCTATTTTGGCAATAATATTATTAATAATGTTCTTCTTTTTGGCTAAGAAGTATTTGATGCAAATGAAAGAAGTTAAAGAATTACAAGACGAATTAGAGCAATACAACATTGAATATAGTGAAGTTCCAAAAACAGAAATTGTTATACAATTAAAGAGTAAAGCAATTATTAATACTTCTAAAATTCTTTATATAAAATCAGACGGTCATTACGCTGAAATATTTTTAGAAGACAAAGAAAAACCAGAGATTGAAAGATCGTCTTTATCTAACTTAGCAGAACAACTTCCTTCAAAAGATTTTATAAGAATACATAAGTCTTATATTGTAAATATTCATAAAATTAAGATTATTAATTCTACACAATTAATGGTTTCAAATGGCGAGTGGATAAAACTTTCGAGAACCTACAAACAAGAATTAAAGAACATATTTCATAAAGAATAG
- a CDS encoding choice-of-anchor tandem repeat GloVer-containing protein, producing MKTKLQTLLFVIFSLLNFTTNAQDTELWGMTSNGGEYNAGTIFKTDGNGDNHSVEESFFRNEGGYPRGSLVKAVDGKLYGMTETQGANSRGVLFSYDYVTATFTKHLDFDGANNGSNPKGNLVEAADGILYGMTYYGGANNMGVLFSYDPVTTTYTKHLDFNGTNNGSYPNGSLVEATDGKLYGMTRQGGTNNMGVIFSYDPVTATYTKHLDFNNGTNDGRLPFGSLVEASNGKLYGMTRYGGTSGNGVLFSYDVVTATYTKHLDFDNTNNGRYPQGDLVEASDGKLYGMTYQGGANNYGVLFSYDVVTATYTKHLDFDGTNNGSVPLGSLTEASDGKLYGMTGFGGTNNYGVLFSYDAITATYIKHLDFDGTNKGSNPGGSLVLANDGKFYGMTATGGAANNGVLFSYNVLTATYTKHLDFNGYANGSNPYSSLVEAVDGRFYGMTNSGGANNMGVLFSYDYVTATFTKHLDFDGANNGSNPRGNLVEASDSKFYGMTISGGANNGGVLFSFDPVTATFTKHLDFDGINNGSNPLGGLVKAFDGKLFGMTINGGSNGAGVLFSYDAITETYTKHLDFDGINFGRYPYGSLVEAVDGKFYGMTTSGGANNRGVLFSYDAVTETYTKHLDFDGTNNGGYPNGSLIETTDENLYGMTSSGGANNMGVLFSYNPITMTYTKHLDFNTTNNGSNPLGSLLEGNNGNLYGMTTNGGTNDKGTLFEYNPATDVFTKKLDFNGANGANPRYGALIEVKKAVIWTTANEWSNVVGPTIDDVTIIEGDLAVGTDFGDFSAKSLTIRAGGSLVIEPGHVVTVNAHITNLATEADFVVESGANLVQLKDFQNEGTATVKRESAPIVRLDYTAWGAPVEGQNLLDFSPQTLPNRFYTYDYTGTTTPTAWIPVADPSTTNFEPSHGYLLRAPNTWSSSVYTPYQGEFIGKPNNGSFQNTVGVGYNLLGNPYPSPLSADAFLTANAALGASSLYYWTHAVPQNGAYVPQTNYASYNLSGGTAAIAGGAQPEEFIQVGQGFLINIATAGQAQFTNAQRSDNSNNQFFRTTTTNVDRFWLGLRTDNASYNQMLVAYINGATNGIDLGYDAKLLTNGNSHLSSLINNENYVIQGRNSVFEVNDEVPLSFTAEQSGMFTISLDAVEGIFDSQDILLWDKQLNIYHNLQTNNYSFTTNAGTFNNRFSVVYNSMLSNPTFNEAAILVYKNNEHLIISSNNETLQNVKVYDIQGRLLVHKQEINTSMVTISEINAKNQVLLVAILTDNGSVTKKIGF from the coding sequence ATGAAAACAAAATTACAAACGCTATTATTCGTTATTTTTTCACTTTTAAATTTCACCACAAACGCCCAAGATACAGAACTTTGGGGTATGACTTCAAATGGTGGAGAGTATAATGCTGGAACCATTTTTAAAACTGATGGTAATGGAGATAATCATAGTGTTGAAGAATCTTTTTTTAGAAACGAAGGAGGATATCCTAGGGGAAGTTTAGTTAAGGCTGTTGACGGAAAGTTATACGGAATGACCGAAACTCAAGGCGCAAATAGTAGGGGCGTTTTATTTTCTTATGATTATGTAACAGCAACGTTTACCAAGCATTTAGATTTTGATGGAGCTAATAATGGAAGTAATCCTAAAGGCAATTTAGTAGAAGCTGCTGATGGTATATTGTACGGAATGACTTATTATGGAGGAGCCAATAATATGGGCGTTTTATTTTCTTATGACCCTGTAACAACAACATATACTAAACATTTAGATTTTAACGGAACTAATAATGGTAGTTATCCCAATGGCAGTTTAGTAGAAGCTACTGATGGTAAATTATACGGAATGACCCGACAAGGAGGAACTAACAATATGGGAGTAATTTTTTCTTATGACCCAGTAACAGCTACGTATACCAAGCATTTAGATTTTAATAACGGGACTAATGATGGAAGACTACCTTTTGGAAGTTTAGTTGAAGCTAGTAATGGAAAGTTATACGGAATGACCCGATATGGAGGCACAAGTGGTAATGGCGTTTTGTTTTCTTATGATGTTGTAACAGCTACATACACCAAACATTTAGATTTTGATAATACTAATAATGGAAGATACCCTCAAGGCGATTTAGTTGAAGCAAGTGATGGAAAGTTATACGGAATGACTTATCAAGGAGGAGCCAATAATTATGGCGTTTTGTTTTCTTATGATGTTGTAACAGCTACATACACCAAACATTTAGATTTTGACGGGACAAACAATGGTAGTGTTCCTCTTGGTAGTTTAACAGAAGCTAGTGATGGAAAATTATATGGGATGACTGGTTTTGGTGGTACAAATAATTATGGCGTTTTATTTTCTTATGATGCCATAACCGCTACTTACATCAAACATTTAGATTTTGACGGAACAAACAAAGGAAGTAATCCTGGTGGCAGTTTAGTTTTAGCTAATGATGGTAAATTCTATGGAATGACAGCTACAGGAGGCGCAGCTAATAATGGAGTATTATTTTCCTATAATGTTTTAACAGCAACTTATACTAAACATTTAGATTTTAATGGTTATGCTAACGGAAGTAATCCTTATAGTAGTTTAGTTGAAGCTGTTGATGGTAGGTTCTATGGAATGACTAATTCAGGAGGTGCCAATAATATGGGTGTTTTGTTTTCTTATGATTATGTAACAGCAACGTTTACCAAGCATTTAGATTTTGACGGAGCTAATAATGGAAGTAATCCCAGAGGAAATTTAGTAGAAGCTAGTGACAGTAAATTCTATGGAATGACTATTTCAGGAGGCGCTAATAATGGGGGCGTTTTGTTTTCTTTTGATCCTGTAACAGCAACGTTTACCAAGCATTTAGATTTTGATGGAATTAATAATGGTAGTAATCCTTTAGGTGGTTTAGTTAAAGCTTTTGATGGTAAGCTATTCGGAATGACTATTAATGGAGGTTCCAATGGTGCGGGCGTTTTATTTTCTTATGATGCTATAACAGAAACATACACTAAGCATTTAGATTTTGATGGTATTAATTTTGGAAGATATCCTTATGGTAGTTTAGTTGAAGCTGTTGATGGTAAATTCTATGGAATGACTACTTCAGGAGGTGCTAATAATAGGGGTGTTTTATTTTCCTATGACGCTGTAACCGAAACATACACCAAGCATTTAGACTTTGACGGGACAAATAATGGGGGCTATCCTAATGGTAGTTTAATTGAAACCACTGATGAAAACTTATATGGAATGACTTCTTCAGGAGGTGCCAATAATATGGGTGTTTTATTTTCTTATAACCCTATAACAATGACGTACACCAAACATTTAGATTTTAACACAACTAATAACGGAAGTAATCCTCTTGGCTCCTTACTTGAGGGGAATAACGGAAATTTATATGGAATGACCACTAATGGTGGTACAAACGATAAGGGTACACTATTTGAATACAATCCAGCAACAGATGTTTTTACTAAAAAACTAGATTTCAATGGTGCAAATGGTGCAAATCCGCGATATGGAGCATTAATCGAAGTTAAAAAAGCGGTTATTTGGACCACTGCAAACGAATGGTCAAATGTTGTAGGGCCAACAATCGACGATGTAACCATTATTGAAGGCGATTTAGCTGTTGGTACCGATTTTGGCGATTTCTCAGCAAAATCGTTAACCATTAGAGCAGGAGGAAGTTTAGTTATAGAACCAGGTCATGTAGTAACGGTGAATGCACACATTACAAATCTAGCCACTGAAGCTGATTTTGTAGTTGAAAGCGGCGCTAATTTGGTACAATTAAAAGACTTTCAAAACGAAGGAACTGCAACCGTTAAAAGAGAAAGTGCTCCTATTGTTCGTTTAGACTATACGGCTTGGGGAGCACCAGTAGAAGGACAAAATTTATTAGATTTTTCACCTCAAACCTTACCAAATCGTTTTTATACCTACGATTATACAGGAACTACAACCCCAACAGCTTGGATTCCAGTAGCCGATCCTAGTACTACTAATTTTGAACCTTCTCATGGTTATTTGTTACGCGCACCAAATACTTGGTCGTCATCGGTTTATACGCCTTATCAAGGAGAGTTTATTGGAAAACCAAATAACGGAAGCTTTCAAAATACAGTTGGAGTTGGCTATAATTTATTAGGAAATCCATATCCATCACCACTTAGTGCCGATGCATTTTTAACTGCAAACGCTGCTTTAGGAGCAAGTTCGTTGTATTATTGGACACATGCTGTGCCACAAAACGGTGCTTATGTGCCGCAAACTAACTATGCAAGTTATAACCTTTCGGGAGGAACTGCAGCTATAGCTGGAGGCGCACAACCCGAAGAGTTTATTCAAGTAGGGCAAGGGTTTTTAATCAATATTGCTACTGCAGGGCAAGCTCAGTTTACAAACGCACAAAGAAGCGATAATAGTAACAATCAGTTTTTTAGAACTACTACAACTAATGTAGATCGTTTTTGGTTGGGATTACGAACTGATAATGCAAGTTACAACCAAATGTTAGTTGCCTATATAAATGGCGCTACAAACGGAATTGATTTAGGTTACGATGCAAAATTGTTAACCAATGGGAATAGTCATTTGTCATCACTAATCAATAATGAAAATTATGTAATTCAAGGACGAAATTCAGTTTTCGAAGTCAATGATGAGGTTCCGTTAAGTTTCACTGCAGAACAATCGGGAATGTTTACAATTTCATTAGATGCCGTAGAAGGAATTTTCGATTCACAAGACATTTTACTTTGGGACAAACAATTGAATATTTATCACAATTTACAAACAAATAATTATTCGTTTACAACAAACGCAGGAACTTTTAATAATCGTTTTTCGGTAGTTTACAATAGTATGTTAAGCAATCCAACATTTAACGAAGCTGCTATTTTGGTTTATAAAAACAATGAGCATTTAATAATTAGTTCCAATAATGAAACCCTTCAAAATGTAAAAGTATATGATATTCAAGGGCGATTATTGGTTCATAAACAAGAAATAAATACTTCAATGGTAACAATTTCAGAAATCAATGCTAAGAATCAAGTGTTATTAGTAGCTATTCTAACTGATAATGGTAGCGTAACAAAGAAAATAGGGTTTTAA